The genome window AAGTACGGAAGGCACCAACTCCCACGCTGGAGGCCAGTCCGGTAACAAATGGAGGAAGCCCAAAAAAACAAAAGCCCGCGTAAGCGGGCTTTTGATTAAGAATTCGACCCTGATGGAACACAACTTACATCAGGGGAGCAGCAGCAGACACGGCGAAGGGGTTGTTGTGAACCGGCAACACAGAATCTACGCGCACACGAAGCATACTGCATAGACATGCTTGCCGCAAATATAACGGCTGGACGCCACCATTGGCTGTCGCGTACTTGAGTAGTTGACCGCGAACTACTGTTCCCATTCGAAAGGGGGTTGTGTCTACCTCTGCTGTATCAACCCCCGCCCAACCCACTCCGCCACCTGCGCAACAACGGCGTTTCCGGCACTGAAAGCCTCCGCAAGGTTGGCCGCATCCAGTCCGAGACAAAACCCATCATCTTCAGACGTTCGCTGCCGCTCAACCATCTGATCCCATCCGTTCGGGTGAGCGACGAAAGTGGTACAGCCCATAGCGATCTGGGATCCGGCTTTGTTTGCCAATAGAGTATTGGCAGCCCAGGCATCCGCGGGGCGTGGCCAGCGGATCGAGCGAGACGCTGGAGGTATTGCGTCCACTGGCGCGGCGTCAGCCAGGAACTCGAAGGGGGGCATGCGTCGATAACCTGCGACCAGGAATATTCGACGACGTTGCTGGGGGACTCCGAAATATTGAGCATTAAGCACTCGCCAAAATCCCACATACCCGCAGTCCGCAAGGGCCCGGATGACTGTCTCAAAGTCTTGGCTATCGTTGACAGCGAGCAGGTTAACGACGTTCTCAAGGACCACCCAGCCTGGTTGTATCTCTTTGAGGATACGTATGACTTCCCAGAACAGGCCGCTGCGTTCGCCGCGCAGGCCTCGGGTGTCTTGATTGCTCTCCCGACATCCGGCGATGCTGATGTCCTGGCAGGGGAAGCCAGCGGTGAGGACATCGACGGGGGAGAGGTTATGGGCGCCGCACTGGCGCACGTCTTCGAACTGGCGTGCATGGGGAAATCGATCGGCAAGCACAGCCCGGTTGACGGGGTTGAGTTCAACTTGCCAGGCGCTGCGGTATCCCGCGTTTTCAAATCCGACATCAAAGCCTCCTATGCCTGCGAACAGGCTGCCAATGGTGGGTTGCTGCATTCATGAACTCGTTGTTCTGGATGCTCGCGGCACGCTTGGGGGAGGCTCTGGGCCTTCAGATGGTTGAGTGTCCGACAGCGCGGGCACTTGATCTGTAATTCCTGGAAGCCGCTGGCAGCGGCGAGTTTGCGGCAGCAATGGCCGCAACGTATGTCTTGCATGAGGTCGTCCTTGAGCATTGTCTTTAACGTCTTCGTAATACGGGTTATTGCCGTTCTGTCTTCATTCGCTTCCACTCCCGATCTATAGCCCGCTTCGCCGAATGCTCCGTGGCGTACAACCAGTGCAGCCGCTTGGGCTTGCTCTGGTCTCCAATCGTCACGGCCTTTTCCTTCCCGGACTTCCTATCGCGGTAGTAGGCGATGACGCCGGTGAAGTCACCTCTGTTCTCTTCAGCCAGCCCCTCAACCGTGTCCTCGGGTAGCTTGCTCTCCAACTCCAAACTGACGGTGTAGCCATTGTCCGCACTCAGGCTATGCAGCACGTTGCCGCCGTACCAAATGATGGCGTCTATCTCCTGCTTCACGCCCTGGAGCGTGTAGGTCAGTTCTGGAATCAGGTCAGGACGTCCCCGGGCCAAGGTGTAGCTGAGGGTCGCGCTACCGCGCTGCAACCGGTTGAATTCAGAGCGAGCGGCGCGCAAGGCAGACTGGCGGTCGCTGTAGGTGTGGCGAAGGTCTTTAAGAGAGTCGCCGCCACCGGCAATAGCTTCCTGTTTCTTCGCGCTGTTTACGTCATAGAAATACGCACGTACCCCGTCGTAACTGCCACGGTCAGCTTGTAGATAACGGTGTTGGTCGCCATCGGTCCGGTTGAGAGTGATGTGGGGCAAATCTGCGCCGCTGGCGGTCTTGCCACCGCCAGCCGGCAGGCACAACAGGTGTCCGGCTTTGACGGTGACCACGGCGTCGAACTCTTCCCCAAGGCGGCTGATTAGGTTGGCATCCGATTCGCTCGCCTGGTCCAGCTGCAGGATGGGCAACTCGGCCAAGGCACCGGCAACCGTGGCGGTGAGGCCGTTGCCCAAAGCGATGTCGCCCAGGACCTCGCCAAGTGTCGTGTTGCTCCAACTGCGCTCGCGTTTGGTTTTCAAACCCTTGCGAAGATCCGCCGAGCGAGCGCGAATATTAAGTACGTCCGGTGCGCCGCTGTGCTCGGTTTCATCGACGGTGTAGCTGCCTTTGTCCACCAGGCCGGTGTCACTCCAACCCAGCCATAGCCGGACGACCGCGCCTTTAGGCGGGATGGTTAACAGTCCGTCGTGGTCGCTGAGGGTGATGCTCAACTGATCGGCCTCGATGCCGCGATTGTCGGCCAGTTCCAGGTGCATCAACCTCGGGCTGATCAACTGGGCGATGTCCTTGCCATCGACCGTGATGCGAAACGCCGGCACTGAATAGACAGTATCTCGGCGATTCAGATAGCCGGTGACATGGGCGAGAGCAGTATCGATCACAGCAGCGCCCTCATGATGCTCACACCGACACTGGTCGCCGCGCCGAGTAGGTCGATGCGGTCGTCATCGATGCGCTTGAGGCTGAGGCTGAACTCAATCCGCCGTGGTGTGCCGTCGCGAAAGAACAGCGTTTTGGTTTCGCTCAAGCTGTCGATAATCCACAACCCATAGATCCGTCCGCTGCCCTCGACCATCGGCCAGGCCTTCCCGGTATTCGCCATCAGGCGCAGGGCGTCGAGGCTCAAGGCACTGCCGGCCAGTTCCGGCAGGATGACGCCGGGCAGGGTGATAACGTCCTCACCGCGCCCGACAAACTGCCGCGCCGGGGCGGCACCGATGCGCGGGTTGCTCACGTGGCGCCATTCGGTTTGGCGTTGCAGTTCCTGGTAGGCGGCAGTGGAGAGGCTGAAGACGAACATGCCCAAGGCAAGCATCATGGTCGGCTACTCCAGGTCCGAAAGGCGGCTGCGGCGTCGAGCGGCCTTCTCGTTTTGATGCCGTGCTATTTCGGCACGTACAGTCCGGGCGACTGCGTTGGCGTCCATGCCTGGCGTGGTGTGGATGTGAATGGCATAGGTGTCGTGGCTATCAATGTGTTGGGAAGGTCGTGGGCTGATCGGAGCGCGAGTATCGACCGTCAGTGAATCAATCGACGACAACCGTCCTCCGGCAGCGATGAGCTGTTCGCCCAGGGCGGTTATAGCGCCCAGGGGGCCATCGGCGTGCAACGTTAGGCCTTGGACAAGCCCCTCCACCGTGAACCCGCCCAACTCGGCAAATACCCGTGAGGGACTATGGATGCCCAGGGTTTCTTTGAAGGCGTCGATGGTTCGGGTGCCGAGGCGGTCAACCACCTCTTTCAGGCGGCTCATGCCCGCGGTCAGTCCGTTGACCAGGCCGTCGACCATCAACCCGCCGAAGGCAGTAAAGCGGTTGGGCAAGTCGATGCCCAGGTACTTCATTACAGCGGCGAACGCTTGGTAGATCAAGCCGACCGGGCTGAAGTCCGCAAGCACTTTCAAAATGCCGCCCAGCCCATTGTCGAAACCGGTCTGGATTTCACGCCAAGCGCCGGCTAAATACGCCGTCACCGCGTCCCAGTGTTCATACAGCAGATACGCTGCGCCGGCGATGGCGGTGATTGCCAGCCCAATTGGATTCAGCATCAGGGCACGCCCGACGATGAGCAACGCCCTCGCCACGAATGGCAGCACGGTACGGCCCAAAGTCGACAGCAAGCCAATCAAACCCGGCAGACGAAAACCCAACTGAACCAGGACGAAACGCAGCGCTGCGAACGGCAACAGAACGCTCGCTAACGCCAGCATCAGCCCGCCGACAGCGACGGCCAGCGCGGCGATGATCGCAACGGTTTTAACGAGCCCAGCCGCGAGTTTGGGATTCTCCCGAGCCCAGGATTTGATGCTCCTGACAAGCGCGGTGACGGACTGAACCAGCTCCCT of Pseudomonas fluorescens contains these proteins:
- a CDS encoding phage late control D family protein, yielding MIDTALAHVTGYLNRRDTVYSVPAFRITVDGKDIAQLISPRLMHLELADNRGIEADQLSITLSDHDGLLTIPPKGAVVRLWLGWSDTGLVDKGSYTVDETEHSGAPDVLNIRARSADLRKGLKTKRERSWSNTTLGEVLGDIALGNGLTATVAGALAELPILQLDQASESDANLISRLGEEFDAVVTVKAGHLLCLPAGGGKTASGADLPHITLNRTDGDQHRYLQADRGSYDGVRAYFYDVNSAKKQEAIAGGGDSLKDLRHTYSDRQSALRAARSEFNRLQRGSATLSYTLARGRPDLIPELTYTLQGVKQEIDAIIWYGGNVLHSLSADNGYTVSLELESKLPEDTVEGLAEENRGDFTGVIAYYRDRKSGKEKAVTIGDQSKPKRLHWLYATEHSAKRAIDREWKRMKTERQ
- a CDS encoding Com family DNA-binding transcriptional regulator, with the translated sequence MLKDDLMQDIRCGHCCRKLAAASGFQELQIKCPRCRTLNHLKAQSLPQACREHPEQRVHECSNPPLAACSQA
- a CDS encoding DNA cytosine methyltransferase yields the protein MQQPTIGSLFAGIGGFDVGFENAGYRSAWQVELNPVNRAVLADRFPHARQFEDVRQCGAHNLSPVDVLTAGFPCQDISIAGCRESNQDTRGLRGERSGLFWEVIRILKEIQPGWVVLENVVNLLAVNDSQDFETVIRALADCGYVGFWRVLNAQYFGVPQQRRRIFLVAGYRRMPPFEFLADAAPVDAIPPASRSIRWPRPADAWAANTLLANKAGSQIAMGCTTFVAHPNGWDQMVERQRTSEDDGFCLGLDAANLAEAFSAGNAVVAQVAEWVGRGLIQQR
- a CDS encoding phage tail protein codes for the protein MMLALGMFVFSLSTAAYQELQRQTEWRHVSNPRIGAAPARQFVGRGEDVITLPGVILPELAGSALSLDALRLMANTGKAWPMVEGSGRIYGLWIIDSLSETKTLFFRDGTPRRIEFSLSLKRIDDDRIDLLGAATSVGVSIMRALL